Proteins encoded by one window of Rhodamnia argentea isolate NSW1041297 chromosome 6, ASM2092103v1, whole genome shotgun sequence:
- the LOC115741435 gene encoding transcription factor WER-like isoform X2: MKGEKKEYKRGLWTAEEDRLLVDYVRVHGKGKWNRIPQMTGVKRCGKSCRLRWMNYLSPTVKRGDFSEEEDDLIIRLHNLLGNRWSLIAGRVPGRTDNQVKNHWNTHLSKRLGFKKGKGRVNGRQRTRLAKENQNHTEVVGLSPKQPSDDESARKINGDDESSRSTPDNEFHNPFWFFNNDLSLFSPDVMGRFDEYALDLVLDGL; encoded by the exons ATGAAGGGAGAGAAGAAGGAATACAAAAGAGGGTTGTGGACGGCAGAGGAGGACAGACTTCTGGTGGACTACGTGAGGGTGCATGGCAAGGGGAAGTGGAATCGCATTCCCCAGATGACAG GCGTGAAGAGATGTGGCAAGAGTTGCAGGTTGAGGTGGATGAATTATCTGAGCCCGACCGTGAAGCGAGGTGATTTCtcagaggaagaagacgacctcATCATCAGACTGCACAATCTTCTTGGaaacag ATGGTCGCTTATTGCGGGGCGAGTTCCTGGGAGAACCGATAATCAAGTGAAGAACCATTGGAACACTCATTTGAGCAAGAGGCTCGGATTCAAGAAAGGCAAGGGCAGAGTCAACGGTCGTCAGAGAACCCGCCTCGCAAAGGAGAACCAGAATCACACCGAAGTAGTGGGCTTGAGCCCGAAGCAGCCCTCCGACGATGAAAGCGCTCGGAAAATCAATGGGGATGACGAGTCATCCCGAAG TACTCCGGACAATGAGTTCCACAATCCCTTTTGGTTCTTTAACAATGATCTGAGTCTTTTTAGTCCCGATGTCATGGGACGTTTCGATGAGTATGCTCTAGATCTTGTTTTGGATGGCCTGTAA
- the LOC115741435 gene encoding transcription factor WER-like isoform X1, whose protein sequence is MKGEKKEYKRGLWTAEEDRLLVDYVRVHGKGKWNRIPQMTGVKRCGKSCRLRWMNYLSPTVKRGDFSEEEDDLIIRLHNLLGNRWSLIAGRVPGRTDNQVKNHWNTHLSKRLGFKKGKGRVNGRQRTRLAKENQNHTEVVGLSPKQPSDDESARKINGDDESSRRVLGCDSLQQLVTPDNEFHNPFWFFNNDLSLFSPDVMGRFDEYALDLVLDGL, encoded by the exons ATGAAGGGAGAGAAGAAGGAATACAAAAGAGGGTTGTGGACGGCAGAGGAGGACAGACTTCTGGTGGACTACGTGAGGGTGCATGGCAAGGGGAAGTGGAATCGCATTCCCCAGATGACAG GCGTGAAGAGATGTGGCAAGAGTTGCAGGTTGAGGTGGATGAATTATCTGAGCCCGACCGTGAAGCGAGGTGATTTCtcagaggaagaagacgacctcATCATCAGACTGCACAATCTTCTTGGaaacag ATGGTCGCTTATTGCGGGGCGAGTTCCTGGGAGAACCGATAATCAAGTGAAGAACCATTGGAACACTCATTTGAGCAAGAGGCTCGGATTCAAGAAAGGCAAGGGCAGAGTCAACGGTCGTCAGAGAACCCGCCTCGCAAAGGAGAACCAGAATCACACCGAAGTAGTGGGCTTGAGCCCGAAGCAGCCCTCCGACGATGAAAGCGCTCGGAAAATCAATGGGGATGACGAGTCATCCCGAAGGGTGCTAGGATGTGATTCCTTGCAACAATTGGTTACTCCGGACAATGAGTTCCACAATCCCTTTTGGTTCTTTAACAATGATCTGAGTCTTTTTAGTCCCGATGTCATGGGACGTTTCGATGAGTATGCTCTAGATCTTGTTTTGGATGGCCTGTAA